The genome window ACCATGATATGGAGATTCCTCTTATAAGCCATTTACGACTCTTTTAATACCTAATTTAAGACTCTTAACATTGAAATTTAATAATAGCCCTAATTTACATTTAGATAACTTTAAATAAGTAAGAACTTGAGCGAGATGTATATCGTTAAGAGAATCTACTGACTTTATCTCTATAATTAATTTATTCTCTACTAATAAATCTAGCCTATAGCCTATATCTAACTTTACTTCATTGTAGATTAAAGGTTGTGGTTTTTCTTTTTGTACAAATAGTCCCATATTTTTTATTTCATAAAATAGACACTCTTGATATGAACTCTCCAAAAGTCCGGGACCTAACTGATTATGTACTTTAAATGCAGCATCTAAAGCGAGTTTTGATAATTGATTCTCTGTGTAATACATAGTTGCGTAGCTTAAGTTGCTAAATTACATAGTGGTAAGCTCAAAAAATGAGCTTTCATCGGAAATTATCAGTATTTATAATTTTACGTTGCGAAACTTTATTCACAAGTATTTATTGTATTTGGTGTTCATGATTACTTTGCGCAACCTTGCGGTTAAATCAAGAAATAATAAAAATAACCAATAGCACAATTTAATTTTATAATTGGTTTATAGCTGCTCTCTTAAGATTTTCCTTTAGTTTTGAGAAACTAAAAATTATTTAAAAATCATGACACATTTGAAAGTTGGCGATAAAGCTCCGGATTTTAAAGGATTAGATCAGGAAGGTAACGAGGTGAAATTGGCTGATTTTTCCGGTAAAAAACTGGTATTATTCTTTTATCCAAAAGCCAGTACACCGGGTTGTACGGCAGAAGCAAAAAATTTAAGGGATAATTATGAAGATTTTAAGGCAAAGGGTTATGATGTTCTTGGTGTAAGTGCCGATTCTCAGAAAAGACAGCTTAATTTCTGCACAAAAAATGAGCTTCCATATAATCTTATTGCGGATGAGGATAAAGACATTATCAACGCTTATGGTGTATGGGGACCGAAGAAAATGGCAGGCCGTGAGTACGAAGGTATTTACAGATCAACTTTTGTAATTGATGAAAAAGGTGAATTGGAGGATGTTATTACCAAGGTGAAAACAAAAGAGCACAGTGCTCAGATTTTAGTAAAAAGTTTGTAGGAATTGTGAATGATTTTCCTATTTTTATCGTTTCACAGGAAAAAAAATAATACGTTGAAAAATAAACAATTAGATATTGATATCATGAGTTCAGACAAAGAAGCTAAGTTGAAAGCACTGCAGATGACCTTGGACAAAATGGACAAGACATACGGTAAGGGTGCTGTTATGAAAATGGGTGATGCTGCAGTTGAAGAAGTGGAAGTAATACCATCAGGTTCTTTGGGAATTGATGTCGCTTTAGGAGTAGGAGGTTATCCAAGAGGAAGGGTTGTAGAAATATACGGACCTGAATCATCCGGTAAAACGACATTGACTTTGCACGCTATTGCAGAAGCTCAAAAGCAGGGAGGAATTGCTGCTTTTATTGATGCAGAGCACGCTTTTGACAGGTTTTATGCTGAAAAATTAGGTATCGATGTAGAAAATCTGATTATTTCGCAACCTGATAACGGTGAACAGGCATTGGAGATAGCTGATAATCTAATTAGATCGGGTGCAATTGATCTGCTGATCATTGACTCGGTTGCTGCCCTTACTCCAAAGGCCGAGATAGAAGGAGAAATGGGAGATTCGAGAATGGGACTCCAGGCAAGATTGATGTCGCAGGCTTTGAGAAAAATGACAAGCTCGGTTAGTAAAACAAAATGTACAGTGATTTTCATTAACCAATTGCGTGAAAAAATTGGTGTAATGTTCGGAAATCCTGAAACAACTACCGGTGGTAATGCATTGAAATTCTATTCTTCTGTACGTATAGATATTCGTCGTTCTACACAAATAAAAAATGCCGATTCTGTGATAGGAAACAGAACTAAGGTGAAGATTGTTAAGAATAAGGTGGCTCCGCCATTCCGTACGGCTGAATTTGATATTATGTATGGAGCAGGGATTTCAAAAGTTGGTGAATTGATCGATCAGGGTGTTGAGCTCGGGATAGTGAAGAAAAGCGGTTCATGGTTTAGCTATGACGACACTAAATTAGGTCAGGGAAGAGATGCGGTTAAAAATATAATTTCTGATAATCCGGAATTAGCTGAGGAGCTGGAGCATAAAATTAAAAATGCTATAGCAGGAGTGGAAGAGTAGGATTAAGAAATGAATAATTTTATTTATCGACCGTTTAATGTAAATTAAACGGTCTTTTTTTTACAATTACTTTGGTTTAAATGATTAAAAAAATACATCGATATTACTTTAACAGCTTTAGGGATTTATCTGCCGAAGTGTGGTGGCTGTCGTTAATAACTTTTATTAACAGGG of Bacteroidota bacterium contains these proteins:
- the recA gene encoding recombinase RecA translates to MSSDKEAKLKALQMTLDKMDKTYGKGAVMKMGDAAVEEVEVIPSGSLGIDVALGVGGYPRGRVVEIYGPESSGKTTLTLHAIAEAQKQGGIAAFIDAEHAFDRFYAEKLGIDVENLIISQPDNGEQALEIADNLIRSGAIDLLIIDSVAALTPKAEIEGEMGDSRMGLQARLMSQALRKMTSSVSKTKCTVIFINQLREKIGVMFGNPETTTGGNALKFYSSVRIDIRRSTQIKNADSVIGNRTKVKIVKNKVAPPFRTAEFDIMYGAGISKVGELIDQGVELGIVKKSGSWFSYDDTKLGQGRDAVKNIISDNPELAEELEHKIKNAIAGVEE
- a CDS encoding GxxExxY protein yields the protein MYYTENQLSKLALDAAFKVHNQLGPGLLESSYQECLFYEIKNMGLFVQKEKPQPLIYNEVKLDIGYRLDLLVENKLIIEIKSVDSLNDIHLAQVLTYLKLSKCKLGLLLNFNVKSLKLGIKRVVNGL
- the bcp gene encoding thioredoxin-dependent thiol peroxidase, coding for MTHLKVGDKAPDFKGLDQEGNEVKLADFSGKKLVLFFYPKASTPGCTAEAKNLRDNYEDFKAKGYDVLGVSADSQKRQLNFCTKNELPYNLIADEDKDIINAYGVWGPKKMAGREYEGIYRSTFVIDEKGELEDVITKVKTKEHSAQILVKSL